Proteins encoded within one genomic window of Lysinibacillus sphaericus:
- the recA gene encoding recombinase RecA: MSDRKAALEQALKQIEKNFGKGSIMKLGEKTDLEIATSSSGSLALDAALGVGGYPRGRIIEVYGPESSGKTTVALHAIAEVQAKGGQAAFIDAEHALDPIYAQKLGVNIDELLLSQPDTGEQALEIAEALVRSGAIDIIVIDSVAALVPKAEIEGDMGDSHVGLQARLMSQALRKLSGAINKSKTIAIFINQIREKIGVMFGNPETTPGGRALKFYSSVRLEVRRAEAIKQGNDIMGNRTKIKIVKNKVAPPFRTAEVDIMYGEGISKEGETVDLGVELDIVQKSGSWYAYGDERLGQGRENAKQYLKENPAILEEIANKIRSSYGIAASSYTIAAHDDEEMDEELMLLLEDDK; this comes from the coding sequence ATGAGTGATCGTAAAGCAGCCTTAGAACAGGCGTTAAAACAAATTGAAAAGAATTTCGGTAAAGGCTCTATCATGAAGCTAGGCGAAAAAACAGATTTAGAAATTGCTACATCTTCAAGTGGTTCGCTAGCGCTTGATGCAGCATTAGGTGTTGGTGGCTATCCACGTGGACGTATTATTGAAGTATATGGTCCAGAATCATCAGGTAAAACGACCGTTGCGCTTCATGCGATTGCAGAAGTACAAGCTAAGGGCGGACAAGCAGCATTTATCGATGCTGAACATGCATTAGATCCAATTTACGCTCAAAAATTAGGCGTAAATATTGATGAACTATTACTATCTCAACCAGATACAGGTGAGCAAGCGCTGGAAATTGCAGAAGCATTAGTGCGTAGTGGGGCGATTGATATTATCGTTATTGACTCTGTTGCAGCACTTGTACCAAAAGCTGAAATCGAAGGCGATATGGGTGACTCGCACGTTGGTTTACAAGCTCGTTTAATGTCTCAAGCATTACGTAAGCTTTCAGGTGCGATTAATAAGTCTAAAACAATCGCTATTTTCATTAACCAAATTCGTGAAAAAATTGGTGTTATGTTCGGAAATCCAGAAACAACTCCTGGTGGTCGTGCGCTAAAATTCTATAGCTCAGTTCGTTTAGAAGTACGTCGTGCTGAAGCAATCAAACAAGGTAATGACATTATGGGTAACCGTACGAAAATTAAAATTGTCAAAAATAAAGTAGCGCCACCATTCCGTACAGCTGAAGTTGATATTATGTATGGTGAAGGGATTTCTAAAGAAGGCGAAACGGTGGATTTAGGTGTAGAATTAGACATCGTTCAAAAAAGTGGATCTTGGTATGCATATGGTGATGAGCGTCTAGGCCAAGGACGTGAAAACGCAAAACAATATTTAAAAGAAAACCCTGCTATTTTAGAAGAAATTGCAAATAAAATTCGTTCTTCTTATGGCATAGCTGCATCATCTTATACCATTGCTGCACATGATGATGAGGAAATGGATGAAGAGTTAATGCTTCTTCTTGAAGATGACAAATAA
- a CDS encoding competence/damage-inducible protein A encodes MNAEILAVGSELLLGQITNTNAKFISNQLSELGINVFYHTVVGDNSKRLEEAISIAESRANLIIFSGGLGPTKDDLTKETIARHLGVDLVFDQVALTYIEEFFAKRGRSMTDNNRKQALILAGSEVLANHHGMAPGMILTKDNCTYILLPGPPKELEPMFQFEAKPKLGKMLNDGGVIVSHVMRFYGIGEAELEVHVQDILDTQTNPTVAPLAADGEVTLRVTAKAQSEDDAHQLIAAKVAEIRAIVGDYQYGINDDSLASKTVEMLQDNNLTIAAAESLTAGLFQSELAEIPGVGNVLIGGLVTYTEDAKVKQLGISQQLLDTHGIVSSECAAAMASAVRQKFGTSIGIGLTGAAGPTAHDHQPVGTVWIGIAIDDEEPITYLLHLSGMRNTNRLRAVKFTCHYLMQQLEARGYKKRI; translated from the coding sequence ATGAATGCTGAAATCCTTGCAGTTGGCTCAGAGTTATTACTTGGACAGATTACAAATACAAATGCAAAATTTATTTCAAATCAGCTATCTGAGTTAGGAATTAATGTGTTTTATCATACCGTTGTTGGTGACAATTCAAAACGGTTAGAAGAAGCAATTAGCATTGCGGAATCGCGCGCTAATCTCATTATTTTTTCAGGAGGCTTAGGTCCAACAAAGGATGATTTGACGAAGGAGACGATCGCTCGTCATCTTGGAGTAGACCTTGTATTCGATCAAGTTGCATTGACATACATTGAGGAGTTTTTTGCTAAACGAGGCCGTTCAATGACGGACAATAATCGCAAGCAGGCGCTAATATTAGCAGGTAGTGAGGTGCTTGCTAATCATCATGGTATGGCACCAGGAATGATTTTAACAAAAGATAATTGCACTTATATTTTACTTCCTGGCCCTCCAAAAGAATTAGAGCCGATGTTCCAATTTGAAGCGAAGCCAAAGCTTGGTAAAATGCTTAATGATGGCGGAGTAATTGTGTCTCACGTAATGCGTTTTTATGGTATTGGGGAAGCAGAGTTAGAAGTACATGTACAGGATATTTTAGATACACAAACCAATCCAACGGTTGCCCCGCTAGCAGCTGATGGAGAGGTCACTTTACGCGTAACAGCGAAGGCCCAATCAGAGGACGACGCGCACCAGTTGATTGCTGCAAAAGTGGCAGAAATTCGTGCTATTGTTGGCGACTATCAATATGGCATAAATGATGACTCACTCGCATCAAAAACGGTGGAAATGTTGCAGGACAATAATTTAACGATTGCTGCGGCAGAAAGTTTAACAGCAGGTTTATTTCAATCAGAGCTGGCTGAAATACCAGGTGTAGGCAACGTGCTCATTGGAGGACTGGTGACCTATACCGAAGATGCGAAAGTAAAGCAGCTTGGCATTTCTCAACAATTACTAGATACGCATGGTATTGTGAGCAGTGAATGTGCTGCGGCAATGGCTAGTGCAGTACGTCAAAAATTTGGTACAAGTATCGGTATCGGACTAACAGGTGCGGCTGGTCCTACAGCACATGACCATCAGCCAGTAGGAACGGTATGGATTGGTATTGCCATAGATGACGAAGAGCCAATTACGTATTTACTTCACTTATCGGGTATGCGCAATACAAACCGATTGCGTGCAGTGAAGTTTACTTGTCACTATTTAATGCAGCAATTGGAAGCACGAGGTTACAAGAAACGTATTTAG
- the pgsA gene encoding CDP-diacylglycerol--glycerol-3-phosphate 3-phosphatidyltransferase: protein MNIPNKITISRILLIPFFVIVMMFDFGWGTMTLFSAEMPVHHFVGALIFIIASTTDWVDGYYARKYNLVTTFGKFLDPLADKLLVSAAFILMVELGMAPAWIIIVIISREFAVTGLRLILAGGGEVVAANQLGKIKTWAQIVAIAAALLHNTIFVYFGIPFDKIMLYIALFFTLWSGWDYFYLNRRVLLESK, encoded by the coding sequence ATGAACATTCCAAATAAAATTACCATTTCACGTATCTTACTTATTCCGTTTTTTGTCATTGTTATGATGTTTGATTTCGGCTGGGGAACAATGACCTTATTTAGTGCAGAGATGCCAGTCCATCATTTTGTGGGAGCTCTTATTTTTATTATTGCATCGACTACGGATTGGGTAGATGGTTACTATGCGAGAAAGTATAATCTTGTAACAACGTTTGGTAAATTTTTAGACCCATTAGCAGATAAGTTACTTGTTTCTGCAGCGTTTATTCTAATGGTAGAGCTTGGTATGGCACCAGCTTGGATTATTATTGTTATTATTAGCCGCGAATTTGCTGTAACTGGCTTACGTTTAATTCTTGCAGGCGGTGGAGAAGTAGTAGCAGCCAATCAGCTTGGCAAGATCAAAACATGGGCACAAATTGTTGCGATTGCAGCAGCCCTTTTACACAATACAATATTTGTGTATTTCGGTATCCCATTTGATAAAATAATGCTATATATTGCATTATTCTTTACACTATGGTCTGGATGGGATTATTTCTATCTAAATCGACGTGTGTTACTTGAGTCTAAATAA